In Miscanthus floridulus cultivar M001 chromosome 5, ASM1932011v1, whole genome shotgun sequence, one genomic interval encodes:
- the LOC136454966 gene encoding uncharacterized protein, whose translation MPSPAPKHQPDGEDDALPLLRSLELNAGYFFGGEDIQFTKDESNETSYSYVTRSFSLLPLHAYRTSDTAVFHVAAILTLSGGRDRESHYLRRRHHYVGRHSVTFSFEGYYYNGTTSGSGELCMTGTGTYSEENGSTKRLRSVALHLRVPNPSSITDPFITGSLEGNGFKTISLVAYDEDDTYHYGKRASCPPLPPSSAAAARGALQAIGANFSCAHLKDRLATSYKLQDGRGAHAPGSSPERHLHISEVQCTTDGSVRAYAAFSNDTQMWRRLQPRPPFMVKGEVVVAEGHWDSARSMLCLRACRAVSSAASMAVNKECNMGMSFWFPGVWTIRDRSAVAGMLWKSSKADDGTNDGSGVSGVIPVSSIDVSIHRTNFSEVKYVYNHTMVEEAKKHYLQDPVSSKPKKKVKGPFVAPNYTDHDFEFHFYDTKGMMMLGGRAYPVTIGSAMVYGDQLAADDSFSRHAVVDMNSQELLNVSYDIREQVPAVGWVRPKNGSYGIPVEERRVTAEGVFDPKTGILCMIACREYNSSTTDCQILITVYLASLDGKAQGHGRGAISSLRNKTGPSLL comes from the coding sequence ATGCCCTCCCCTGCTCCCAAACACCAGCCAGACGGTGAGGACGACGCCCTCCCGCTCCTCCGCTCCTTGGAGCTCAACGCCGGCTACTTCTTCGGAGGCGAAGATATCCAGTTCACCAAAGACGAGAGCAACGAGACGTCCTACTCCTATGTCACCCGCTCCTTCTCTTTGCTCCCCCTCCACGCCTATCGAACATCTGACACCGCCGTCTTCCACGTGGCCGCCATCTTAACCCTTTCCGGCGGCCGCGACCGCGAGAGCCACTATCTGCGGCGACGCCATCACTACGTGGGCAGACACTCTGTCACCTTCTCCTTTGAGGGTTATTACTACAACGGCACCACCTCCGGCTCCGGGGAGCTTTGCATGACTGGCACAGGCACCTATTCCGAGGAGAACGGCTCCACCAAACGCCTCCGCAGCGTCGCCCTCCACCTCCGCGTCCCCAACCCGTCCAGCATCACGGACCCCTTCATCACCGGCAGCCTCGAGGGCAATGGCTTCAAGACCATCTCTCTCGTCGCGTACGACGAAGACGACACCTACCACTATGGCAAGCGCGCCTCCTGCCCGCCGCTGCCGCCATCTTCTGCCGCGGCCGCGAGGGGGGCGCTCCAGGCGATTGGCGCCAACTTCTCGTGCGCGCACCTCAAAGATCGTCTCGCGACCTCTTACAAGCTGCAGGACGGCCGCGGCGCACACGCGCCGGGCTCCTCGCCGGAGCGGCACCTGCACATCAGCGAGGTGCAGTGCACCACGGACGGGTCCGTGCGCGCGTACGCGGCGTTCTCCAACGACACGCAGATGTGGAGACGTTTGCAGCCACGCCCACCCTTCATGGTCAAGGGCGAGGTGGTTGTCGCCGAGGGGCACTGGGATTCAGCTCGGAGCATGCTCTGCCTCAGGGCGTGCCGTGCGGTGAGCTCTGCGGCGTCCATGGCGGTGAACAAGGAGTGCAACATGGGCATGAGCTTCTGGTTCCCCGGAGTCTGGACGATTCGGGACCGGAGTGCCGTCGCCGGCATGCTTTGGAAGTCGAGCAAAGCCGATGATGGCACAAACGATGGCTCTGGTGTCAGTGGTGTGATACCAGTGTCGAGCATCGATGTCAGCATCCATAGAACCAACTTCTCAGAAGTGAAGTACGTCTACAACCACACGATGGTCGAGGAGGCGAAGAAGCATTATCTCCAGGATCCTGTATCGagcaagcccaagaagaaggttaaGGGGCCGTTCGTTGCTCCTAACTACACCGATCATGACTTCGAATTCCATTTCTACGACACTAAAGGCATGATGATGCTGGGTGGACGCGCCTACCCAGTTACGATTGGCTCGGCGATGGTCTACGGTGATCAGCTGGCCGCCGACGATTCCTTCTCCCGGCACGCCGTGGTCGACATGAATTCGCAGGAGCTGTTGAACGTCAGCTACGACATACGTGAGCAGGTTCCAGCTGTGGGCTGGGTGCGTCCCAAGAACGGGTCGTACGGAATCCCCGTTGAAGAACGGCGAGTGACAGCAGAGGGTGTCTTTGATCCGAAGACGGGCATCCTGTGCATGATCGCCTGCCGAGAGTACAACAGCTCGACGACGGACTGCCAGATACTGATCACCGTTTATTTAGCCTCGCTGGACGGGAAGGCGCAGGGCCATGGAAGGGGAGCAATCAGCAGCCTGAGGAACAAGACTGGACCCTCTCTTCTTTGA
- the LOC136454964 gene encoding uncharacterized protein translates to MRFKKVLIDGGSALNILFARALTELGLTKDDLVHVDSPFWGIVPDFEMAYHAILGGPALAKFMVMPHYVYLVLKIPIEQGILNLCDNISTTYECKREGLAIAKAMDLSARMEACIADSKKVHTYKSYDPTSVI, encoded by the exons ATGcggttcaagaaggtcctcattgatggtgggagtgccctcaatatcctcttcGCCAGAGCCCTAACCGAGTTAGGACTCACAAAGGACGATCTTGTCCACGTTGATTCTCCATTTTGGGGTATTGTACCTG ACTTTGAGatggcctaccacgccatccttggcggaccagctctcgccaagttcatggtcatgccccattatgtctatctggtgttgaagattccAATAGAGCAGGGCATCCTCAACCTATGCGACAACATCTCCACCACCTACGAATGCAAAAGAGAAGGGCTCGCCATCGCCAAAGCAATGGACCTCTCAGCTAGAATGGAAGCTTGCATCGCCGATTCTAAGAAGGTCCATACATATAAAAGCTATGACCCGACCAGTGTCATATAG